A genomic window from Spiroplasma helicoides includes:
- a CDS encoding lipoprotein, with protein sequence MKKLLSLLAATGLVATSSSVAVACNKNNDASTTQDDGKIIDLSEMSIKELGDINGSEATPSVATIVKAINAKNSNYGLAENDVEFEGAATNSKATIKAKTSSSKFINSVEVTYSYNQVLDLSKLQNKELGEVIGRGTSPVISDLIRAITLKNSSYNLSENDVEIDGSATNSKATIKAKADSKKFTGSVEVTYTYKQQSSQIDLANLTTKDLGEIKSIQENMPSLAEIVKAINEKNENTNLTELDVELGEGQTNEKATINAKSDSPVFKGTVEVTYTYKAVKSMDMSLVEQAIKGEGDFGAQNPAICKLGITIDPDKNKDEEQAFATLKDYTQKLLNLAAIQGLNLDLNKLLEMITLSYYSDDNSSVLHKNGEVIKSFKISLKEGMNYHIDGYYVTGEIKARFVTKVDINTVIVGNDIGEIEPKSSSAAAPATAIKDALKVKYANFLEENKCNEHSFDVDYKQVKLNSDKSAGTAILPKLVGMNQIFYNTKEVSFTVKK encoded by the coding sequence ATGAAAAAATTATTAAGTTTATTGGCAGCTACAGGATTAGTAGCTACAAGTAGTTCTGTTGCGGTTGCATGTAATAAAAACAACGATGCTTCAACAACACAAGATGACGGGAAAATTATAGATTTATCAGAAATGTCAATTAAAGAATTAGGTGACATTAATGGTTCAGAAGCAACACCTTCTGTTGCCACAATCGTAAAAGCTATAAATGCAAAAAACAGCAATTATGGTTTAGCTGAAAATGATGTTGAATTTGAAGGTGCAGCAACAAATTCAAAAGCAACAATTAAAGCAAAAACAAGTTCAAGTAAGTTTATAAATAGTGTAGAAGTTACTTATAGCTATAATCAAGTTTTAGATTTATCTAAATTACAAAATAAAGAACTTGGAGAAGTTATTGGTAGAGGGACAAGTCCAGTTATTTCAGACTTGATTAGAGCTATTACTTTAAAAAATAGTAGTTATAATTTATCTGAAAATGATGTTGAAATAGATGGTTCAGCAACAAATTCAAAAGCAACAATTAAAGCAAAGGCTGACTCAAAAAAATTTACTGGAAGTGTAGAAGTAACTTATACTTACAAGCAACAATCAAGTCAAATAGATTTGGCTAATTTGACAACTAAAGATCTTGGAGAAATAAAAAGTATTCAAGAAAATATGCCTTCTCTTGCAGAAATAGTTAAAGCAATAAACGAAAAAAATGAAAATACTAATTTAACAGAATTGGATGTTGAGTTGGGTGAAGGTCAAACTAATGAAAAAGCAACTATAAATGCTAAATCAGATTCTCCTGTATTCAAAGGAACTGTTGAAGTGACTTATACATATAAAGCTGTAAAAAGCATGGATATGAGTTTAGTTGAGCAAGCAATTAAAGGGGAAGGGGATTTTGGTGCGCAAAATCCTGCAATTTGCAAACTTGGAATTACAATTGACCCGGATAAAAATAAAGATGAAGAGCAAGCTTTTGCAACTTTGAAAGATTATACTCAAAAACTTTTAAATTTAGCTGCAATACAAGGATTAAACCTTGATTTAAATAAATTATTAGAAATGATTACTCTATCTTACTATAGTGATGATAATTCATCTGTATTACACAAAAATGGTGAAGTAATTAAATCATTTAAGATTTCTTTAAAAGAAGGCATGAATTATCATATTGATGGGTATTATGTAACTGGGGAAATTAAAGCTAGATTTGTAACAAAAGTTGATATAAATACTGTTATTGTAGGCAATGATATTGGTGAAATTGAACCTAAATCTTCATCGGCTGCAGCTCCGGCAACAGCAATTAAAGATGCTTTAAAAGTAAAATACGCAAACTTTTTAGAAGAAAATAAATGTAATGAGCATTCTTTTGATGTTGACTATAAACAAGTAAAATTAAATTCAGATAAAAGTGCAGGAACAGCAATATTGCCCAAGTTAGTTGGTATGAATCAAATTTTTTATAACACAAAAGAAGTTAGTTTTACTGTTAAAAAGTAA
- a CDS encoding lipoprotein, with translation MKKLLSLLAATGLVATSGSVAIACNKNKDADSSTEKKDLSVLETKELGEVTGTSDLPTAADLVKAINSKNKDYGLTSNDVDLDGKPTTTSAKLKAKDSSTKFTGTVEVKYTYKKDDSRANFDLSLVSQVIDNTGQGALARPNSFNIGYLMVSDIKDQTKIYSDLDRFIGKVVDKAKLLYPTVTKEAIMGMINIDYIDANGNKIQNGVEVASIKGSVKDGHADDIDKIHAVGTVEIKIKEYKKLSNFNFNKNLGELSFSNPSDLDLSKEEFLGMFKTKNETAIKDFPYDQLEIRDFSLEKGTAKIGVQINGDCSQEDIDLTFTIGKSAAQFNLSSWTTYSIYYPFIYDDYESSGDLKNRIVDYLYDVNNNIEFWQKFSSDTGSYLFIGQKAASDDQSTTTKDGTIDKSTFVADFESIIDINNKDNSNTDITISFKESAKDKYQGYTLVGSANITKEPSMG, from the coding sequence ATGAAAAAGTTATTAAGTTTATTGGCAGCAACAGGATTAGTTGCTACAAGTGGAAGTGTTGCAATTGCATGTAACAAAAATAAAGATGCAGATAGCAGCACCGAAAAAAAAGATTTAAGTGTTTTAGAAACTAAGGAATTAGGAGAAGTTACCGGAACAAGTGATTTACCGACTGCTGCAGATCTTGTTAAAGCAATTAATTCTAAAAACAAAGATTATGGTTTGACATCAAATGATGTGGACTTAGATGGAAAACCAACCACTACTTCTGCTAAGTTAAAAGCAAAAGATAGTTCAACAAAGTTTACAGGAACTGTTGAAGTTAAATACACATACAAAAAAGATGATTCAAGAGCAAATTTTGATCTGTCTCTAGTAAGTCAAGTTATTGATAATACTGGTCAAGGTGCACTTGCTAGACCAAATTCATTTAATATAGGTTATTTGATGGTAAGCGATATTAAAGATCAAACTAAAATTTATTCTGATTTAGATAGATTTATTGGTAAGGTAGTAGATAAAGCAAAATTACTATATCCAACAGTTACAAAAGAAGCTATAATGGGAATGATTAATATTGATTATATTGATGCTAATGGAAACAAAATTCAAAATGGTGTTGAGGTTGCTTCGATAAAAGGTTCTGTAAAAGATGGACATGCTGATGATATTGATAAAATTCATGCCGTGGGTACAGTTGAAATTAAAATAAAAGAATATAAAAAATTAAGTAATTTTAACTTCAACAAAAATTTGGGAGAACTTTCATTTTCTAATCCATCAGATTTAGATCTTTCAAAAGAAGAATTTTTAGGAATGTTCAAAACAAAAAATGAAACTGCAATTAAAGACTTTCCATACGACCAATTAGAAATTAGAGACTTTTCCTTAGAAAAAGGAACTGCTAAAATAGGAGTTCAAATAAATGGGGATTGTTCTCAGGAAGATATTGATTTAACATTTACTATAGGTAAATCCGCAGCACAATTCAACTTAAGTTCATGAACAACTTACTCAATATATTATCCATTTATTTATGATGATTATGAATCTAGTGGTGATTTAAAAAATAGAATAGTGGATTATTTATATGATGTAAACAATAATATTGAATTCTGACAAAAATTTTCATCAGATACAGGATCATATCTTTTTATAGGTCAAAAAGCAGCTTCTGATGATCAATCAACTACCACTAAGGATGGAACAATTGATAAAAGTACTTTTGTAGCAGATTTTGAATCAATTATTGATATTAATAACAAAGATAACAGTAATACTGACATAACTATATCATTTAAAGAATCTGCAAAAGATAAATATCAAGGATACACACTTGTTGGATCTGCTAATATAACAAAAGAACCTTCAATGGGATAA
- a CDS encoding endo-beta-N-acetylglucosaminidase yields MNKLTKKILYILTVTIIPIVFVVPLYFFAMPKVGESSLTKNLKDFDWSNSDLGDGITYNPYNDNYQANLNTDSNINTTISPDYYKNYFDYDKLNTGFQWNQNISKQMATGVPLNKGFMPNGNFAVDFGIGSPAQAYRQLNSILTWDPSIDADAKYNRSQKDLRKSEFVAKKNVASQDERLNFDYLGFSTRKHRTFDNTIVGTKNPFENTNLNWQYNNVFVNWSGSWFEGPVIPPPADTIEMAHNNGGKIYGNVFLDGTHGLTGDMLRDFIAQNSDGSYKVVDKLIQIAAYEGFDGWFINNEANGYSPNGTVLDYKSMEQMIKEYHNKTSISNDPKVKNQKLIYYRNASTVKYSALDNRYYDNETVDMASTIYKNNDFTKKIELQVNFGETPDSTTQFLKDHPDYTGSDIYGLVNSGWEAYLHGFYDYKNLAYKRKVLPDGTYQFDKDVYTSISAYEDEGPGQFAAPASALSTRPMDLMRKYLFMAQVQHLYNDVMYSGVNLFIDDKVEGYSENTLQRTASSTNHKTEFVKADPRIHFDKEYQNDSRIKGKSGLYDYEYNDKNKGVNSHSFGIGNLIREKTVFTDENLDNSYLTTNFSTGSGIKFAGTNSVINYPWTNKRLADILPTYKWRIFDTDHPDEPLRIDEFAGGYDYDQVYKKGNSIVIGNGFDETGQIVESEYWNPNTTYGWDIMGTNIAKNDKKISIVYNDNQTEAKNKAEVKLRLTFADNNGSASWNNSNVTILDPQSIVDKGNGWTEISYDLSKVNNISETHKLAAIGLNIKPKVDKFKFNVGELSVIDNSYLKNDNQVNISNPKSEYVVYRDRDDEKLNNIRFSWDASNYDAVDYFEIYVLSDEKWYRVGETTQTKYYLRDLTSKNGVTIAIKPILKNKEREGELYKFKLNL; encoded by the coding sequence ATGAATAAACTAACTAAAAAAATATTATATATTTTAACAGTCACAATCATTCCAATTGTATTTGTTGTACCTTTGTATTTTTTTGCAATGCCAAAAGTTGGTGAATCAAGTTTAACAAAAAACTTAAAAGACTTTGATTGAAGTAACTCTGATTTAGGTGATGGAATTACTTATAATCCATATAATGACAATTATCAAGCAAATTTAAATACTGATAGTAATATCAACACTACAATTAGCCCTGACTATTACAAAAACTATTTTGACTATGACAAGTTGAATACTGGTTTTCAATGAAATCAAAATATCTCAAAACAAATGGCAACAGGGGTACCTTTAAATAAAGGGTTTATGCCAAATGGAAACTTTGCTGTTGATTTTGGTATAGGTTCACCAGCACAAGCATATCGACAATTAAACTCAATTTTAACTTGAGACCCAAGTATTGATGCTGATGCTAAATATAATAGATCTCAAAAAGATTTAAGAAAGTCAGAATTTGTAGCAAAGAAAAATGTTGCTTCTCAAGATGAAAGACTTAATTTTGATTATTTAGGATTTTCAACAAGAAAACACAGAACTTTTGATAACACAATTGTTGGTACAAAAAATCCATTTGAAAATACCAATTTAAATTGACAATATAATAATGTTTTTGTTAACTGATCGGGTTCATGATTTGAAGGTCCTGTAATACCACCACCAGCCGATACAATTGAAATGGCTCATAATAATGGGGGAAAAATATATGGGAATGTCTTTTTAGATGGAACTCATGGTTTAACAGGAGATATGTTAAGAGATTTTATTGCTCAAAATAGTGATGGAAGCTACAAAGTTGTTGACAAGTTAATTCAAATAGCAGCTTATGAAGGTTTTGATGGATGATTTATAAATAACGAAGCAAATGGTTATTCACCAAATGGAACTGTTTTAGACTATAAAAGTATGGAGCAAATGATTAAGGAATACCATAATAAGACTTCAATATCTAATGATCCAAAAGTAAAAAATCAAAAACTAATTTATTATCGTAATGCAAGTACTGTTAAGTATTCAGCGCTTGACAACCGCTATTATGATAATGAAACTGTTGATATGGCTTCAACAATTTATAAAAATAATGACTTTACAAAAAAAATTGAATTACAAGTAAACTTTGGAGAGACACCAGATAGTACTACTCAGTTTTTAAAAGACCACCCCGATTACACAGGTTCAGACATTTATGGACTTGTTAACTCAGGTTGAGAGGCTTACTTGCATGGGTTTTATGATTACAAAAATTTAGCCTATAAAAGAAAAGTCTTACCTGATGGTACTTATCAATTTGACAAAGACGTTTACACAAGTATTTCAGCATATGAAGATGAAGGACCTGGACAATTTGCAGCTCCTGCAAGTGCATTATCAACAAGACCAATGGATCTAATGAGAAAATACTTATTTATGGCTCAAGTTCAACATTTATATAATGATGTTATGTATAGTGGAGTTAACTTATTTATTGATGATAAAGTTGAAGGGTATTCAGAAAACACATTACAGAGAACCGCTTCTTCAACAAACCACAAAACAGAATTTGTAAAAGCAGATCCGAGAATTCATTTTGATAAAGAGTATCAAAATGATTCAAGAATAAAAGGTAAATCAGGTTTATATGACTATGAATACAACGATAAAAATAAAGGTGTTAACTCTCATAGCTTTGGAATAGGAAATTTAATTAGAGAAAAAACTGTTTTCACAGATGAAAACTTAGATAATAGTTATTTAACAACAAACTTTTCAACTGGTAGTGGTATCAAATTTGCTGGAACAAATAGTGTTATTAATTATCCTTGAACAAACAAAAGATTAGCTGATATTTTACCAACATACAAATGAAGAATTTTCGACACAGACCATCCAGATGAACCACTAAGAATAGATGAATTTGCTGGTGGTTATGATTATGATCAAGTTTATAAAAAAGGAAACTCAATTGTAATAGGAAATGGTTTTGATGAAACAGGTCAAATCGTAGAGAGTGAATATTGGAATCCTAATACAACTTATGGTTGAGATATTATGGGTACTAATATTGCTAAAAATGATAAAAAAATAAGTATCGTTTATAACGATAATCAAACAGAAGCAAAGAATAAAGCTGAAGTTAAATTAAGATTAACCTTTGCAGATAATAATGGTTCAGCATCTTGAAATAATAGTAACGTTACTATTTTAGACCCTCAATCAATTGTAGATAAGGGTAATGGTTGAACTGAAATTAGTTATGACTTGAGTAAAGTTAACAATATAAGTGAAACTCACAAACTTGCTGCAATTGGATTAAATATTAAACCTAAAGTTGATAAATTTAAATTTAATGTTGGAGAATTGTCAGTAATTGATAACTCATATCTAAAAAACGATAATCAAGTAAATATATCAAATCCAAAATCAGAATATGTTGTGTATCGTGACAGAGATGACGAAAAACTAAATAACATTAGATTTAGTTGAGATGCTTCAAATTATGATGCAGTTGATTACTTTGAAATCTATGTTTTAAGTGATGAAAAGTGATATCGTGTAGGTGAAACAACTCAAACAAAATATTATTTAAGAGATCTAACAAGTAAAAATGGTGTAACAATTGCTATCAAACCTATTTTAAAAAATAAAGAAAGAGAAGGTGAGTTATATAAATTTAAGTTAAATTTATAG
- a CDS encoding ABC transporter ATP-binding protein, producing MIQLKNINKYFGKRHVLKDITLDIEDNAAIAFIGSNGSGKTTLVEIIAKLLKPTQGSIHYTSDKEAKDVNRRVGMQFQDGSWPPGTKIIDLVKFYKDKSFINSDEFNQLVDAFNLKDFINKSIDSLSGGERQRANCFLSIINNPEILILDELITGLDLEMQIKLIKFFKEYKKNNKVALLIVSHIPEEVEELCDRVVILKSGEIYEDSDMKTIIEKHGSLRKRLLKYYEIQE from the coding sequence ATGATACAACTTAAAAACATAAATAAATATTTTGGAAAAAGACATGTTTTAAAAGATATCACACTAGACATTGAAGATAATGCTGCAATTGCTTTTATTGGATCAAATGGAAGTGGTAAAACTACTTTAGTTGAAATAATTGCCAAATTATTAAAACCAACTCAAGGAAGTATTCACTATACGAGTGATAAAGAAGCAAAAGATGTTAATCGTCGTGTTGGTATGCAATTTCAAGATGGTAGCTGACCACCTGGAACTAAAATAATAGATTTAGTAAAGTTTTATAAAGATAAAAGTTTTATTAATAGTGATGAATTTAACCAATTAGTTGATGCATTTAACTTAAAAGACTTTATAAATAAATCAATTGATTCCCTATCTGGAGGGGAAAGACAAAGAGCAAATTGTTTTTTATCTATTATAAATAATCCTGAAATATTAATTTTAGATGAGCTAATAACAGGATTAGATTTAGAGATGCAAATAAAACTTATCAAGTTTTTTAAAGAATACAAAAAAAATAATAAAGTTGCGCTTTTGATAGTTTCTCATATACCTGAAGAAGTTGAAGAATTGTGTGATAGAGTAGTTATTTTAAAAAGTGGTGAGATTTATGAAGATAGTGATATGAAAACTATCATTGAAAAACATGGAAGTTTAAGAAAAAGATTATTAAAATACTACGAAATCCAAGAATAA
- a CDS encoding citrate lyase acyl carrier protein → MKDVSITVGSVESGDLMVVISESPSKKLEIDIKSKFLKQYKDEINAIILEVCKEKNVTDLKLEINDQGAIPAVIRARVLAAIEKWGK, encoded by the coding sequence ATGAAGGACGTTTCAATAACAGTTGGTAGTGTAGAATCAGGAGACCTTATGGTTGTTATCTCTGAATCACCTAGCAAAAAATTAGAAATAGATATTAAATCAAAATTTTTAAAACAATATAAAGATGAAATCAATGCTATTATTTTAGAAGTTTGCAAAGAAAAAAATGTCACAGATTTAAAGTTAGAAATCAATGATCAAGGGGCTATTCCTGCTGTAATTAGAGCAAGAGTTTTAGCTGCTATTGAAAAATGAGGTAAGTAG
- a CDS encoding 2-hydroxycarboxylate transporter family protein, whose translation MYKFLTDEQESKYQSKKTNSMGTYDKKLEKLNSYKDKEFQRIEKSYQKAVLHFTKRREKIDAHLSKNKALIDEKLKAEKMTQDYHDEMIRLTESIFAKKVSDLNEDIEVLEQNYLLAKVDLDDGVENSRKYNEKIYIRSIEKKYGKLDFQKQFKLKKEELLKQGLVGKELKKATLNAKQEIYEQSNKEYMPMQLKFLDWVDNKKLKFEWWKATKHKQLLEMKHYSFKDWLTIKIWTIPLYLLLIIVGVILGAFYAGVVTNKMIYAISILLTLSIVFGVVFAKIPIWNKYFGGALIGCMIVGSLFVEFDVLPAEVQSTVKVWFKDQDFLGMYISVLLVGAVLLIPRKLIIKATGGFFALIIIGTLGATGLGLIGMLITGLSLEDFFLNYWLPILCDGNGGGIQPIGEIAGMNGFDKKDWMSAALAVSTVASILSVVMAGLIAAIGKARPSLSGDGRLVKKDIHTTERKSEAKDRNVAVAILVIGVIYILSDIIADKLLTKDVLGILIPNYAWMIVLGLLINIINLIPREIKKGVGKVNTFISKQTTWLLMFAVGMNYIDFQEFVNALNPTTLLMCLTFVLGASLLPLFTARIFNFYGVESSVAAGLCMTAQGGSGAIMVLGTSDRMELMPWGQITCRIAGSIILIFAGVFFSIYAKEPLPVGVV comes from the coding sequence ATGTACAAATTTCTTACAGATGAACAAGAGAGTAAATACCAAAGTAAAAAGACAAATTCTATGGGAACTTATGACAAAAAGCTTGAAAAGTTAAATTCTTATAAAGATAAAGAGTTTCAAAGAATTGAAAAAAGCTATCAAAAAGCTGTTTTACACTTTACAAAACGTAGAGAAAAAATTGATGCTCATTTATCAAAAAACAAAGCACTAATTGACGAAAAATTAAAGGCTGAAAAAATGACTCAAGATTATCATGATGAAATGATTAGGTTGACAGAATCTATTTTTGCAAAAAAAGTGTCTGATTTAAATGAAGATATTGAAGTTTTAGAACAAAATTACCTATTAGCAAAAGTTGACTTAGATGATGGGGTTGAAAACTCACGTAAATATAATGAAAAAATTTATATTAGATCAATTGAAAAAAAATATGGAAAACTAGACTTTCAAAAACAATTTAAATTAAAAAAAGAAGAGTTATTAAAACAAGGTTTAGTTGGTAAAGAACTTAAAAAAGCAACACTGAATGCTAAACAAGAAATTTATGAGCAAAGCAATAAAGAGTATATGCCAATGCAATTAAAATTTCTTGATTGGGTTGACAATAAAAAACTTAAATTTGAGTGATGAAAGGCTACAAAACATAAACAATTGTTAGAAATGAAACATTACTCATTTAAAGATTGATTAACAATCAAAATTTGAACAATTCCTCTATACTTACTATTAATTATTGTTGGAGTTATATTGGGAGCGTTCTATGCTGGAGTTGTTACCAACAAAATGATTTATGCAATTTCAATCTTATTAACTTTATCAATTGTATTTGGGGTTGTATTTGCAAAAATACCAATCTGAAATAAATACTTTGGAGGGGCTTTAATTGGTTGTATGATTGTTGGGAGTCTCTTTGTCGAGTTTGATGTGCTACCAGCTGAAGTTCAAAGTACAGTTAAAGTATGATTTAAAGATCAAGATTTCTTAGGAATGTATATATCAGTTCTATTAGTTGGAGCAGTACTTCTAATACCAAGAAAACTTATTATTAAAGCAACAGGTGGATTCTTTGCCTTGATTATAATTGGTACACTTGGTGCAACTGGACTTGGATTAATAGGAATGTTAATAACTGGTTTATCACTAGAAGATTTCTTCTTAAACTATTGATTACCGATTTTATGTGATGGTAATGGTGGTGGAATTCAACCAATTGGTGAAATAGCTGGTATGAATGGGTTTGATAAAAAAGATTGAATGTCAGCAGCTTTAGCTGTATCAACTGTTGCAAGTATTTTATCTGTTGTTATGGCGGGATTAATTGCAGCTATTGGTAAAGCAAGACCTTCTCTTTCTGGAGATGGAAGACTTGTTAAAAAAGATATTCATACAACTGAAAGAAAATCAGAAGCAAAAGATAGAAACGTTGCTGTTGCTATCTTAGTAATAGGTGTAATTTATATCTTGTCAGACATTATTGCTGATAAATTACTTACAAAAGATGTTTTAGGTATTTTAATACCAAACTATGCATGAATGATCGTGCTTGGATTATTAATCAACATCATAAACCTAATACCAAGAGAAATTAAAAAAGGGGTAGGTAAAGTAAATACATTTATATCAAAACAAACTACATGATTATTGATGTTTGCTGTTGGTATGAACTATATTGATTTCCAAGAATTTGTAAATGCGCTAAACCCAACAACACTACTGATGTGTTTAACATTTGTTCTAGGAGCAAGTTTACTTCCTCTATTCACAGCAAGAATATTTAACTTCTATGGAGTTGAATCAAGTGTTGCTGCTGGATTATGTATGACTGCACAAGGAGGAAGTGGAGCTATTATGGTTCTAGGTACAAGTGATAGAATGGAATTAATGCCATGAGGACAAATTACTTGTAGAATTGCAGGAAGTATTATCTTAATATTTGCTGGAGTATTCTTCTCAATTTATGCAAAAGAACCACTACCAGTTGGTGTGGTATAG
- a CDS encoding lipoprotein, producing MKKLLSLLAATGLVATSGSVAVACNKKEAEAESIPSKDLASITAKDLSPSANDEASAKTAATTALKAYQAKAKLAVDYTFGTFTAATASDKAGSIVVAAVKDSKLLTGTVTFTLKYVASAEKPEEKHELSSVIKTTELGPITFSGSVPTAEELLAGIKAKNSDASKLTTKDFKIESEPAISATAAKITGQGNTYQGSVSLTYSKAEAPASKKDLSTAVTTKNLDAWQGAADKPTVKEVVDQVNAKNQGLGLTEGDVDMAAPSGSDLTKSATLTAKQSSSKFSGSVTVTYTYTKKAASSSSDAS from the coding sequence ATGAAAAAACTATTAAGTTTATTAGCAGCAACTGGATTAGTTGCTACAAGCGGAAGTGTTGCAGTTGCATGTAACAAAAAAGAAGCAGAAGCAGAATCAATCCCATCTAAGGATTTAGCATCAATAACTGCTAAGGATTTATCACCAAGCGCTAACGATGAAGCATCAGCAAAAACGGCTGCAACAACAGCTCTTAAAGCTTATCAAGCTAAAGCGAAATTAGCTGTAGATTATACATTTGGAACATTTACAGCAGCTACTGCAAGTGATAAAGCAGGATCAATAGTTGTTGCAGCAGTAAAAGATAGTAAATTACTTACTGGAACAGTTACATTTACATTAAAATATGTTGCATCTGCAGAAAAACCTGAAGAAAAACATGAATTAAGTTCAGTTATTAAAACAACTGAACTAGGCCCAATCACTTTTTCAGGAAGTGTACCAACAGCTGAAGAGTTGTTGGCGGGAATTAAAGCTAAAAATTCTGATGCATCAAAATTAACTACAAAAGATTTTAAAATTGAGTCTGAACCAGCAATTTCTGCAACAGCTGCAAAAATTACAGGTCAAGGTAATACATATCAAGGAAGTGTTTCACTAACTTATAGTAAAGCAGAAGCACCAGCATCTAAAAAAGATTTAAGTACTGCAGTTACTACAAAAAATTTGGATGCATGACAAGGAGCTGCCGATAAACCAACCGTTAAAGAAGTAGTAGATCAAGTAAATGCTAAAAATCAAGGTTTAGGATTGACAGAAGGTGATGTTGATATGGCTGCACCAAGTGGTTCAGATCTAACAAAATCAGCTACTTTAACAGCAAAACAAAGTTCATCAAAATTTAGTGGAAGTGTTACAGTTACATATACTTATACTAAAAAAGCAGCATCTAGCTCAAGTGATGCATCTTAG
- a CDS encoding aldolase/citrate lyase family protein: MKGWKLNRSRRHMLFVPADKPAMYRDVVFYKPDTIMFDLEDAVSFSEKDSTRILLREILSDMDYNKYGMEVCVRVNGIDTDWFEKDVEACVQSNVNMIRLPKVEKVEDIEYAVKVLEKFEAQYKREDKMLLFLAFESALGILNSFEIAKASERIVGVALGGFDYILDLKGEKTEQRTELLYARQHLVHVARALKLDVFDVVYSNVNDKEGFVKEFKFVKSLGFNGKSVIHPNQIRFINEIYKPTPEQVEYALEMVRAFNKSVQEGVGVFQFRGTMVDKPVVEKQMEILEIAKQFELVKEGDY, translated from the coding sequence ATGAAAGGTTGAAAATTAAATCGTAGTAGAAGACACATGCTATTTGTGCCAGCTGATAAACCTGCTATGTATCGTGATGTAGTATTCTACAAACCAGATACTATTATGTTTGACTTAGAAGATGCAGTTTCATTTTCTGAAAAAGATAGTACTAGAATATTATTAAGAGAAATTTTAAGTGACATGGATTACAACAAATATGGAATGGAAGTTTGTGTTAGGGTAAACGGAATTGATACCGATTGATTTGAAAAAGATGTAGAAGCTTGTGTACAATCAAACGTTAACATGATAAGACTTCCTAAAGTTGAAAAAGTTGAAGACATTGAATATGCAGTAAAAGTTTTAGAAAAATTTGAAGCACAATATAAAAGAGAAGACAAAATGTTATTGTTCTTAGCTTTTGAAAGTGCATTAGGAATTTTAAACTCATTTGAAATAGCAAAAGCAAGTGAAAGAATTGTTGGAGTTGCTCTTGGGGGATTTGACTACATATTAGATCTAAAAGGAGAAAAAACTGAACAAAGAACAGAGTTACTTTATGCACGTCAACATTTAGTTCATGTAGCTAGAGCATTAAAATTAGATGTATTCGATGTAGTTTATTCAAATGTAAATGACAAGGAAGGCTTTGTTAAAGAATTTAAGTTTGTAAAATCATTAGGGTTTAATGGAAAATCTGTTATTCACCCAAATCAAATTAGATTTATAAACGAAATTTACAAACCTACCCCTGAACAAGTAGAGTATGCCTTAGAAATGGTTAGAGCATTTAATAAAAGTGTTCAAGAAGGAGTTGGAGTATTCCAATTTAGAGGAACAATGGTTGACAAACCAGTTGTTGAAAAACAAATGGAGATACTTGAAATTGCAAAACAGTTTGAATTAGTTAAAGAAGGAGATTATTAA